One segment of Anser cygnoides isolate HZ-2024a breed goose chromosome 5, Taihu_goose_T2T_genome, whole genome shotgun sequence DNA contains the following:
- the SYT12 gene encoding synaptotagmin-12 has protein sequence MDSDHAGRYRLSVAASPPRWEVGIYAAGALALLGIAAINLWKLWRSGSYPAPSPFPNYDYRYLEQKYGAACSDVKHKRGAAAGSQRGLEKTSPVRQASLRAADTFESINELGSLELMSKDLGLAPYGPLKKSISADSLSSISSIGNNFGQDVTVGQVEVSMEYDGKAATLHVTLLQGKDLLEKEDTRFESCFMRISLLPAEQIVGISRIQRSAYAVAFDERFSIPLDPAALEENSLRFSVFGIDEDERNISTGVAELKLSDLDLALRPFNAWLYLQDMNKAVDTVGEILLSLSYLPTAERLTVVVVKAKNLVWTNGKVTADPFVKVYLLQDGRKISKKKTAVKRDDNNPVFNEAMIFSVPAIVLQDLSLRVTVAESGEDGRADNTGHVLIGPAASGMGITHWNQMLATLRKPVSMWHPLRRN, from the exons ATGGACAGCGACCACGCGGGCAGGTACCGCCTGAGCG TGGCCGCCAGCCCGCCGCGCTGGGAGGTCGGCATCTACGCCGCGGGCGCGCTGGCGCTGCTGGGGATCGCGGCCATCAACCTGTGGAAGCTCTGGCGCTCCGGCAGCTACCCGGCGCCGTCCCCCTTCCCCAACTATGACTACCGCTACCTGGAGCAGAAATACGGGGCGGCGTGCTCGGATGTCAAgcacaag cgcggggccgccgcAGGCTCACAGCGGGGGCTGGAGAAGACGTCGCCCGTCCGCCAAGCCAGCCTGCGGGCGGCTGACACCTTCGAGAGCATCAACGAGCTGGGGAGCCTGGAGCTGATGAGCAAAGACCTGGGGCTGGCCCCCTACGGCCCCTTGAAGAAATCCATCTCGGCCGACTCGCTCAGCTCCATCTCCTCCATCGGGAACAACTTCGGGCAGGACGTCACCGTGGGGCAGGTGGAGGTGTCCATGGAGTACGACGGGAAGGCGGCCACCTTGCACGTGACGCTGCTGCAGGGCAAGgacctgctggagaaggagGACACGCGTTTCGAGTCCTGCTTCATGCGCATCAGCCTGCTGCCGGCCGAGCAGATCGTCGGCATCTCCCGG ATCCAGCGGAGCGCCTACGCCGTGGCCTTCGACGAGCGCTTCTCCATCCCGCTGGACCCGGCGGCGCTGGAGGAGAACAGCCTGCGCTTCTCTGTCTTCGGCATCGACGAGGACGAGAGGAACATCAGCACCGGCGTGGCCGAGCTCAAGCTCTCCGACCTGGACCTGGCCCTGCGCCCCTTCAACGCCTGGCTCTACCTGCAGGACATGAACAAG GCGGTGGACACGGTGGGGGAGATCCTGCTGTCTCTGAGCTACCTGCCCACGGCCGAGCGCCTGACGGTGGTGGTGGTCAAAGCCAAAAACCTCGTGTGGACCAACGGCAAAGTGACCGCAG ATCCCTTCGTCAAAGTCTACCTGCTGCAGGACGGGAGGAAGATCAGCAAGAAGAAGACGGCGGTGAAGAGGGACGACAACAACCCCGTGTTCAACGAGGCCATGATCTTCTCGGTGCCGGCCATTGTGCTCCAG gacctgtCCCTGCGGGTGACGGTGGCGGAGAGCGGCGAGGACGGCCGTGCCGACAACACGGGCCACGTCCTCATCGGCCCGGCGGCCAGCGGCATGGGCATCACCCACTGGAACCAGATGCTGGCCACGCTGAGGAAGCCCGTGTCCATGTGGCACCCGCTGCGGAGGAACTAA